The window GTTTGACGCCGAGGCGGCGGCCCGCGCTGTCGCGTCCGTTCGAGGAACTGCCACCTGCTTTTTTATGGGCCATGACTCCAGGCTCCTATACTCAGGCCGTGACTTCCGTCACTTCAAGGCGGGTGAACGATTGCCGGTGGCCGCGCTTGCGGCGGAGTTTCTTCCGGCGCCTGAACAGGAACGAGATGACCTTGCGATCCCGGTCCTGCGCCCGGATGACTGCCTTGACTTTCGCCTTCTCGAGCGAAGCAGCATCGGCGAAGACGCGCTCCCCGTCCACCAGGAGGCGCACGTCGTCGAGCTCGATCGTATCTCCGATCTCGCCCGGAATCCGCTCCACATCCACCACATCGCCGGCTTGAACGCGAACCTGCTTGCCGCCGGTTTCGACCACTGCATACATCCGAGGCGCTCCTCAGCAAAACTGTCAGCAAAAACCATTGTTTCTCGGGGCGTTTTCCCTCCCACACCCGCAGGGAGAAGTCCGCTTTTCTACCAATCGGGAGCGGAAATGTCAAACGGATTCAGGGATTTCCCCACCGATCGGGGATTTCCCCCGCCAGGAGCGGGTCAGCCGGCCCCCCTTCCGCCTCCCCGCCGGAGGGCGAAGGCGCCCCTATCTCCGGACCAGGCGAAACGACACATTCTTGATCCGGAACGAAACCTCGCGGCGCACGGGGAGATAGCCCTCCTTCTCCACCACGATTTCGAGCCCCTTGGTCAGGTCACTGAACTCGATCTTGAAGTTGAGGGTCATCGGGGTCAGGCCCTGGTGCACATCGTTGACGTAGACATCCGCCCCCGGCGGGTCCGACGTAATGGTCAGGCGTTGGTAGCGGATGTTCTTGACTTTGGTGGTGACGTTCTTATCCCACCAGGTGCAGCCGCCCAGGAAGGCGGGCACGATGAGGACCAGAAGAAAAACCGTCAAAAACCGCCGCGCGTTTCGTGAATGCCGGCCCATCGCTCTTTTGTCCACTCCCCACCCTTGCAGATTCTGTTTCGCCGGAGAGCGCCCCCCGCTATGCGCGATCCTTCGGGGAGGCCCACAACTCAACCAATTCCAGGAGCCGGGTCTGATCCGCGTTCTCGCCCTTCTGGGAAACCAGAAGCCCGAACATCTGCCGCACATGGTTCAGGAGAAAGACCGTCGATCCCATCCCGGCCGCCAGCTCGCAGCCCATGGTGAGGTCCTTGTGCATCAGCCCCGCCGTGAAGCCCGATCCGAAGGTCCGGGGCAGCATGTGCTTTTCCCACTTGTCCCTCGTCACCGAGTTGCACCCGGTCGCCTGGTTGATCACCTCGAGCGCCTTGATCGGGTCGAGGCCCGCGTTCGCCGCGAGCGTCATCGCCTCGCAGGCCGCGAGCAGGTTCGTCGCCGAGAGGAAGTTGTTGATGCACTTGAGGGCGTGGCCCGCCTCGACCGCCTCTCCCATGTGGACGAGCGTCTTGCCCATCTGTTCGAAAAGGGGCATGGCGGCGTCGGCCGCCTCCTTCGGGCCGCCGATCATGATGGCCAGCGTCGCCGCCTCGGCGCCGGAGACCCCGCCCGATACGGGCGCGCCCAGCATGAGGATTCCCTTTGCCTTGAGCTTCTCGGCCAGCGCCTTGGTCCGCGGCGGAAAGGAGGAGCTCATGTCGATGATCAGCTTGCCCGCGGCCAGATGCTCCGCCAGCCCCCCCGGGCCGAGAGCGGCTGCCTCGACCACGCCGCTGTCGGGGAGCATGGTGATGACGACATCGGCCTTCGCGGCAAGCTCGGCCAGCGAGGCGGCCGCCTGGACGCCCTCCCCGCGAAGGGCCTCGACCGCCTCCGGCCGCAGGTCGTAGCCCACAACGGCGTAGTCGCCCCGCCGGAGATTGCGGGCCATGGGGGTGCCCATCTTGCCGATTCCGACGAAACCGACCGTGGCCTTGCCTGGAAGAATGGGGTTCATGCGCTCCTCGCTCCATACTCGGGGTTTGGCTTTATTTCGGCTCTGCACGGCATTTTGTCAATCCCCGGCGGGGATGATAGAATCCTTTCGTTGTGCCGACAGCCGGGGAACGGTCCCCAGCGCCCCATTTCGCCCGATGGGAATCCAGAGATGTCCATCATTACGGCGGAGGAGGCGGCGCGCTTCCTCGAAGAAAACCCCCGGTTTTTTCTCGAAAACCCCCAACTCCTCCCCGCCAGCGGGCTGCTGGAGGAAAACGGCACCCCGGCCAACATCCTCAACCTGCGCAACCGTCTCTTCGAGCTCCTGCGGGATGAGCGCCAGGAACTGGTCGAGCTTCTCGATGAGATCATCGAGAACGTCCGGAAGAACGAGGACACGGAAAACAAATTTCTCGAGATCGAAAAAATACTGTTCTCCCCTCCCCTCGCCCCGGAGGTACTCCCGCGGACAGCGGAGGCGCTTGAGCGCTTGTTTTCCCTCGACCACGCCAGCTTTCTGCTTCTCGATTCTCCCGGAGGGCATCTCCGCCCCGCGGGAGAGGAAAACCCCCGCCTGCGCTTCACCCCTGCGCTGGAGGGAGAGCACGCCGGTGCGATGGAACGCATCGCGCTCTCGGGAGCGCTCTCCGAAGGGGCGGGCACCCTCTTCCCGGAGTCCTGCCGGGCGGCGCTCCGCTCCACGGCCACTGTACCACTGCGCAGCGGAGATGCCTTCCTCGGGCTCTTGCTGCTCGGATCGAAATCGCGCGAGCGCTACCGGGAAGGGATGGCGGCCCATCTTCTCGAGCGCCTCGCGCTGCGCCTCTCGCTCGGGCTCTCCCTCCTGCTTCGGCTGGACGATCCGCCCCGCTGAGATTCCCGCCGCGCGCCCGATCTGTCTTGTCACGCACATCGCAGCCGCGTAAGATGGCCCCCGTCGGCCCGCTGCCGCGCCGATCTCTGAGGGCTCCATGGAATCCTGCATTTTCTGCAAGATCATCGAGGGGAAAATCCCCTCCCAAAAGGTGTACGAGGACAAAAATCTTTTCGCCTTCCGGGACGTGAGCCCGCAGGCCCCGGTCCACATCCTGATCGTCCCCAAAAAACACATCGAAACCCTGCTCGAGCTTGGCGAGGAGCACAGCGAACTGATCGGCAGGATCCACCTCACGGCCAACCACATCGCCCGGAAAGAGGGAATCGCCGAGCGGGGCTTCCGGCTTGTCGTCAACTGCAAGGAGGACGGGGGGCAAACCGTATTCCACCTGCACTATCATCTCCTCGGCGGCCGGGCGATGGCCTGGCCCCCGGGTTAGTCCCATGATCGCCCACAAGTGGCAATGTGACATACCCCAACTCCGCCACCTTACCCAGTTCAACGAAAGCTGGTGCCCGCCCGGCCAGGAAAACCTCTGGCTCGAAACGCTCTCGGAGGCCGCCCGCGAGGCGCTGCACCGGTTCGTGGCACGGGACTTCGACTGCACCGCCGCCGAGATGCAAGCGCTCTACGAGAGGCTGCAGGTGCTGACCCAGCTCCAGTACTTCGACAAGGTGCGGAAAACGGGCGAGGACTCCCCCGAGGCCGGCCAACGGCCGCCCTCCCACGCCTCGTGAATCTCCCCGCCCCGCTACCTGGCTGAAAGCCCCGGCTTTTTCAACAAAGACCGCTCCAGCGCGATGCGGGCGAGGGCCTCGCCGATGAGGCGGTGGGCCTTTTTCGTCGCGTGGTTGTCCACCGGATGGAAATAGAGCGTGCGCGGATCTTTTTCCTTCTCGAACATGGAGAGCACGTCCAGATAGGGGAGGCCCATCTCGCGGCTCAGCCGCTTCAGCAGCCGCGCCTCCCCCTGGTAGCCGGGGTGATGGAGGGCGCCCCCGAAGGGGATGTAGGAGAGGATGACGGGAACCCCGAGCCTGTCGCGCTCTTTCTTCCATTCGCCGAGTTTTTCCGAAAACGCGCGGACGAGGGCGGGATCGCGGTCGAAATTCCGTTTGGAAACCTCGCGCTCTTTCTCGAAGTTGGCGAAAGGATTCCGCCGCTTGTAGGACTCGGCCAGCAGAATCTTCCGGATGTAGTTGAACCAGATGTTGTTCAGCCGCAGCGAGCGCACCCAGTCCTTTTTCTGGCGGCGGAACTTGCGGTCCTCTTCTTGATTCTGGCGCGCCGCCGGCGACTTCAATATCTGCTCGATGGTGCTGACGAAAAAATCGTCCGTGAACAGGGTCATCACCGCCAGATCGGGCCGGAAGCGCACCCCGTCGCGGATCAGGTATTCCAGCGAATGGGTGATGCCCCAGCCCGGCACCCCGGCATTGAAGACCTCGACCCGGTGGCCGGCCCTGCGGAGGGCATCCGCCATGACGGCGAGGAAGGTTTCCCCCTCCTCCACCCCCCAGCCGAAGGTGAAGGAATCGCCGAGGCCGAGAATGCGGATGACCCCCTCTTTCTTCTCGATCGCCATCTCGGGCCCCCGGTGGCCGTAGCGGTTGATCCGCACGTGAAAACCGAGCCCCACCTGCCAGCCGCTCACCCCCGGGCGGTTCACCCACCCGTAGCGCGGGGAGTAGGCCGTGTAGCCGCGCAGCTTCGGCTGCGTGAAAGGCGAATCCACCACGCGCAGGATCCCCTCCACGATCAGGAGAGAGACCACAATCCCCGCCAGGGCGGCGGCACCGCGCCCGGCCCAGCCCCGGAACCTGAGGGTGCTCGCCCTTGAGGCGAGGGCGGCCGCCATCGAAACCGCCGTCATCCCCCAGAACAGGAAGTTCAGAAAGCCGGGCCGGATGTGAAATTCGGCGGGCAGGAAAAGCGGGACGGCGAGAAGGGCTGCTGCCGCTGCGGCGGGCACCCAGAACGGCGCCCGCGCTGCGGCGGGAAAGATGCCACGCCGCCGCAGAACGATCAGGTAGAGGGCGAAGAGAAGAAACATTCCCGCGGCGAACACGGCAACTTCCGCGGCGCCGCCCTTTCCGCGCGCCCCGCCCGCGGGCTTGATGAGAAAGAACGAGGAAATGCGGAAAAAATGATTGCTGAAGCGGACCTTGTCCATGACCAGGCGCGCTCCCTCCGGCACGCGAAAGGCCACCTCCAGATTCTGCAGGGGTGCGAGCCGGGGGGTTGTGAAGCGGGCCCTTTGCTTTCCCTTCCCGGGGGGCAAGACGCCCGCCTTTTTGCCCTGGATGAGAACATCCGCCGGAGCGTCTCCGCCGAGGCGGTAGTAGAACTCAAGCCGGTAGGTGTCCCCGTTGCGGAAGAGGATGCGGAGGCGAGGGCGGGGGGCGCGGCTTTCCACCTCGTTCCGGCCGGTCCGCAATTCCACCGTGCGCCAGTCGCCCCCCACGCCCAGCCAACTGGCATAATGCCTGCCCCGCAGATCCAGCGCGGTCGGGTCCTGAGAGAGCGAGAAGGCCGAAACGGCGAGCGCCAGCGCGATCAGGGGGAGAATGAAAGCAGAAAAAAATCTGGCCAAATGAGAAATTCCTTCCCGAAAAGCGGTGCGGCGGGCGGGAAATTGAACGGCGCCCCCCTCCCGGTGGAAGTGTAAAAAAAACCGGCGCCGGCGGCTACCGGGCGGGCGGCACGGCCGCCTCCATAACAAGGGTCACGAAGCGGTTCAACTCATCTCCCATGACGCGCCCGTGCCTGTCGATTCCCCGGAGGTGCGGGTCCCCGCTCTC of the bacterium genome contains:
- a CDS encoding histidine triad nucleotide-binding protein translates to MESCIFCKIIEGKIPSQKVYEDKNLFAFRDVSPQAPVHILIVPKKHIETLLELGEEHSELIGRIHLTANHIARKEGIAERGFRLVVNCKEDGGQTVFHLHYHLLGGRAMAWPPG
- a CDS encoding NAD(P)-dependent oxidoreductase, which encodes MQSRNKAKPRVWSEERMNPILPGKATVGFVGIGKMGTPMARNLRRGDYAVVGYDLRPEAVEALRGEGVQAAASLAELAAKADVVITMLPDSGVVEAAALGPGGLAEHLAAGKLIIDMSSSFPPRTKALAEKLKAKGILMLGAPVSGGVSGAEAATLAIMIGGPKEAADAAMPLFEQMGKTLVHMGEAVEAGHALKCINNFLSATNLLAACEAMTLAANAGLDPIKALEVINQATGCNSVTRDKWEKHMLPRTFGSGFTAGLMHKDLTMGCELAAGMGSTVFLLNHVRQMFGLLVSQKGENADQTRLLELVELWASPKDRA
- the rplU gene encoding 50S ribosomal protein L21, whose product is MYAVVETGGKQVRVQAGDVVDVERIPGEIGDTIELDDVRLLVDGERVFADAASLEKAKVKAVIRAQDRDRKVISFLFRRRKKLRRKRGHRQSFTRLEVTEVTA
- a CDS encoding DUF484 family protein, producing MSIITAEEAARFLEENPRFFLENPQLLPASGLLEENGTPANILNLRNRLFELLRDERQELVELLDEIIENVRKNEDTENKFLEIEKILFSPPLAPEVLPRTAEALERLFSLDHASFLLLDSPGGHLRPAGEENPRLRFTPALEGEHAGAMERIALSGALSEGAGTLFPESCRAALRSTATVPLRSGDAFLGLLLLGSKSRERYREGMAAHLLERLALRLSLGLSLLLRLDDPPR
- a CDS encoding PEGA domain-containing protein, with amino-acid sequence MGRHSRNARRFLTVFLLVLIVPAFLGGCTWWDKNVTTKVKNIRYQRLTITSDPPGADVYVNDVHQGLTPMTLNFKIEFSDLTKGLEIVVEKEGYLPVRREVSFRIKNVSFRLVRR
- a CDS encoding GDSL-type esterase/lipase family protein; this translates as MARFFSAFILPLIALALAVSAFSLSQDPTALDLRGRHYASWLGVGGDWRTVELRTGRNEVESRAPRPRLRILFRNGDTYRLEFYYRLGGDAPADVLIQGKKAGVLPPGKGKQRARFTTPRLAPLQNLEVAFRVPEGARLVMDKVRFSNHFFRISSFFLIKPAGGARGKGGAAEVAVFAAGMFLLFALYLIVLRRRGIFPAAARAPFWVPAAAAAALLAVPLFLPAEFHIRPGFLNFLFWGMTAVSMAAALASRASTLRFRGWAGRGAAALAGIVVSLLIVEGILRVVDSPFTQPKLRGYTAYSPRYGWVNRPGVSGWQVGLGFHVRINRYGHRGPEMAIEKKEGVIRILGLGDSFTFGWGVEEGETFLAVMADALRRAGHRVEVFNAGVPGWGITHSLEYLIRDGVRFRPDLAVMTLFTDDFFVSTIEQILKSPAARQNQEEDRKFRRQKKDWVRSLRLNNIWFNYIRKILLAESYKRRNPFANFEKEREVSKRNFDRDPALVRAFSEKLGEWKKERDRLGVPVILSYIPFGGALHHPGYQGEARLLKRLSREMGLPYLDVLSMFEKEKDPRTLYFHPVDNHATKKAHRLIGEALARIALERSLLKKPGLSAR